From Leptospira congkakensis, one genomic window encodes:
- a CDS encoding MinD/ParA family protein, translating into MDQAANLRKLTETGTGLKLVQPQDAVKKTKIIAVASGKGGVGKSTVSVNLAISIAKTGLKVLIFDGDLGLANVNVLLGIIPKYNLYHVVKGHKSLKDIVISTPEGVDIIAGASGYSQLANLNETQRNNLIKGFAELDRYDVMIIDTGAGISANVIGLVMPADEVVVVTTPEPTSITDSYGLIKSIVSQSKDKNLKIIVNRVRSAIEGKKVADRVIDISGQFLEVQVENLGFIFQDEEVEKSIREQKPFIIGAPRSKAAACLTRVTHTLLQTEGGYDDEEGLTGFFKKFFSFVDFKEKEMEEKMEEDN; encoded by the coding sequence ATGGACCAAGCTGCAAATCTTAGAAAGCTCACTGAAACTGGTACTGGTTTAAAACTTGTTCAACCCCAGGATGCAGTCAAAAAAACTAAAATCATCGCGGTAGCTTCTGGTAAGGGCGGTGTTGGAAAGAGTACTGTCTCCGTAAACCTTGCAATCTCCATTGCAAAGACGGGACTCAAAGTTTTAATCTTTGATGGTGACTTGGGACTTGCCAACGTCAATGTTCTTCTTGGTATCATTCCGAAATACAATTTATACCATGTGGTGAAAGGCCATAAATCTTTGAAAGATATCGTGATCTCCACTCCAGAAGGCGTAGATATCATTGCTGGTGCTTCTGGATACTCTCAGCTTGCTAACCTAAACGAAACACAAAGAAACAATCTTATCAAAGGGTTTGCAGAACTTGATCGTTATGATGTCATGATCATCGATACCGGTGCTGGAATCTCTGCCAATGTCATCGGTCTTGTGATGCCTGCGGATGAAGTGGTAGTGGTCACAACACCGGAGCCTACTTCCATTACCGATTCTTATGGCCTGATCAAATCCATTGTTTCTCAATCCAAAGACAAAAATCTCAAAATCATCGTCAACCGTGTGCGTTCTGCTATTGAAGGGAAAAAAGTTGCCGATCGAGTCATCGATATCTCCGGTCAATTTTTAGAAGTCCAAGTAGAAAACTTAGGATTTATTTTCCAAGATGAAGAAGTAGAAAAGTCAATTCGTGAACAAAAACCATTCATCATTGGGGCTCCTCGTTCTAAGGCAGCAGCTTGCCTGACTCGGGTCACTCACACCCTCTTACAAACCGAAGGTGGTTATGATGATGAAGAAGGTCTTACTGGTTTTTTCAAAAAATTCTTTAGCTTCGTAGACTTCAAAGAGAAGGAAATGGAAGAGAAGATGGAGGAAGACAACTAA
- the whiG gene encoding RNA polymerase sigma factor WhiG, whose product MSRLLDKYNQFDETDLWKKYRVTKDAEIRSYLVEKYSPLVKHVAGRIAIGMPQNVEFEDLVSYGVFGLLDAIEKFDPSREIKFKTYAMTRIRGSIFDELRSVDWIPRSIRQKAKQLENIIAMLENKEGKKVDDEEIAKELGVSMEEYNSLLAKLSGTSLVSLNDIWFLGDENDEVSFMETLESPMNMNPDNIIEKEEIKNVIVEAIQSLPEKEKKVIVLYYYEDLTLKEIGEVLEVTESRISQLHTKAVARLRSKLSKVKSAIQKR is encoded by the coding sequence ATGTCAAGATTGCTAGACAAATACAATCAGTTTGATGAGACAGATCTTTGGAAAAAATACCGCGTCACAAAGGATGCGGAGATCCGAAGTTACCTTGTTGAAAAATATTCACCTCTCGTCAAACACGTGGCTGGGCGGATTGCGATCGGAATGCCACAAAATGTCGAATTTGAAGACCTCGTCAGTTATGGCGTCTTTGGTCTGTTAGATGCTATAGAAAAATTCGATCCTTCTCGCGAAATTAAATTCAAAACTTATGCGATGACTCGTATCCGTGGGTCTATTTTTGACGAACTTAGAAGTGTGGATTGGATTCCGCGTTCCATCCGTCAAAAAGCAAAACAATTAGAAAACATCATTGCCATGCTTGAGAACAAAGAAGGCAAAAAAGTAGATGATGAAGAGATTGCTAAAGAACTTGGCGTCTCTATGGAAGAATACAATTCACTCCTAGCAAAACTTTCTGGAACCTCTCTTGTTTCATTGAATGATATTTGGTTTCTCGGTGATGAGAACGATGAAGTTTCTTTTATGGAAACTCTTGAATCTCCGATGAATATGAACCCTGACAATATCATCGAAAAAGAAGAAATCAAAAACGTAATCGTAGAAGCCATTCAGTCGTTACCGGAAAAAGAAAAAAAGGTAATCGTACTTTATTATTATGAAGACCTCACTCTAAAAGAAATTGGTGAAGTTTTGGAAGTTACGGAATCAAGAATTTCTCAACTCCATACAAAAGCGGTCGCAAGGCTCCGCAGCAAACTCTCCAAAGTAAAATCCGCGATCCAAAAAAGGTAA